In the genome of Ignavibacteriales bacterium, one region contains:
- a CDS encoding FG-GAP repeat protein gives MILNKKIFLFVLLFGLIATGNAQELIKSPEQKIDINTKSQEPGISSEQLQSILNSASNKGGGEPLPEAIQERIFTGQVAGDQFAFSVSSAGDVNGDGYDDIIVGAPFAQTNGRAYVFFGGQIINSIPDRILDGGNLADSRFGWSVSSAGDVNGDGFDDVIVGACSSDAAGSAAGSAFIYLGGNPMSQDFYLQINGSTAGDRLGISVSTAGDVNGDGYSDVIVGADRNDTGGANSGSAYIFYGGQVMNNIADVILTGEAVSDVFGYSVSEAGDVNGDGYSDVIVGAIGNDAGGTSAGRAYIYLGGSPMDIFADVILTGETAGDSFGSSVSSAGDANGDGYSDAVVGADLNDVAGNTAGRAYIYFGGSSMDNITDVVLTGAASSDVFGSSVSSAGDINGDGYSDVIVGAQQNDTGGDNAGRAYVYFGGESMDNIADVILTGEEGERFGGSVSIAGDMNGDGYTDVIVGAHFNDAGGVNAGRAYLYTNSLTGSDIPDEFFTGSNDQDFLGCSVSTAGDVNGDGYDDVIVGAWGTGTSEQGSAYIFLGGSGMDNIADIVLTGESAGDNFGYSVSALEDVNGDGYSDVIVGARQNDAGGNEAGRAYIYFGGVSMDNIADVILTGVASGDFFGESVSNAGDVNGDGYFDVIVGAQKNDAAGSDAGRAYIYFGGVSMDNIADVTLTGEAAGDQFGSSVSTSGDVNGDGYFDVIIGAVGYPFGGSDGRAYIYYGGQLMNNVADVIMTGGTAADFLGSSVSTAKDLNRDGYDDIIIGARGNDMGGTNSGQVYIYFGAQTMDNIPDVTLNSEAAGDFFGVSVHSAGDFNQDSYSDVIVGADRNDAAGISTGRVYVYFGAPNMDDVADLILTGETANNFFGGSVSNAGDVNGDGLIDIIIGAIGYDGQGFDWGRAYLHLSSTPPIKPPLKSVKDIPNDQGGYVRVSWKRSGYDILGQNRIAEYILQRSDPPGTPGFIWDYVATIPAIRELEYSYVSPTPYDSMSNTSGTFYFRVIARGTHPDELWYSNIKYGHSVDNLSPSVPLNFYANILGDDVKLGWKANTESDLYNYVIYRSDVAGANPDTLDIYTQTFDTTFVDTNPLSGTAYYFLRAQDVHNNLSLHTTSSISAQATFSLSVSVYNGWNMVSVPGLHPVDQNVNTWWQFRNPLADVYRWTTTYVPVTTTAPTQGYWMLHNGSVTYNTGEEWPAIQSVPNNPITVNTGWNMIGGYENFVPVNALTTTPPGLIVPNTIYGWDGTYFNAVNLEPGFGYWILLSGNGVINISSDVQQQKIVASDYTEKFGSIIFSDASGKKFILYTIEGQANPDHYLMPPLPPKGSFDIRYSTGRKAEDIKAGYQVIEFRSLEYPFTITAEGVDLNLQDETGKIVNSNLRSGEKLTIHNDQITKLLVKENFIPVEFSLKQNYPNPFNPTTTISYSIPYVETRHASSQHVTLTVYDVLGNEVITLVNENKPGGQYEVEFNAEGLSSGVYFYRLNAGSFSETKKLVLMK, from the coding sequence ATGATTCTAAATAAAAAAATTTTCTTGTTCGTTCTTTTATTTGGATTAATTGCAACTGGCAATGCACAAGAATTAATAAAATCACCTGAACAAAAAATTGATATAAACACAAAATCACAGGAGCCTGGAATCAGTTCAGAACAATTGCAGTCTATTTTAAACTCAGCATCAAATAAAGGCGGTGGCGAACCTTTGCCTGAAGCAATCCAGGAAAGAATTTTTACAGGACAGGTTGCTGGAGATCAGTTTGCTTTTTCAGTTTCTTCTGCCGGAGATGTAAATGGAGATGGTTATGATGATATTATAGTTGGCGCACCTTTCGCGCAGACAAATGGCAGAGCATATGTTTTCTTTGGGGGACAGATAATAAATTCTATTCCGGACAGAATATTGGATGGTGGAAATCTTGCCGATTCCAGATTTGGCTGGTCAGTTTCTTCCGCTGGTGATGTGAATGGGGATGGGTTTGATGATGTGATAGTTGGTGCCTGCTCTTCTGATGCAGCAGGATCGGCTGCCGGTAGTGCTTTCATTTATTTGGGCGGAAACCCGATGAGTCAGGATTTCTATTTACAAATTAATGGTTCGACAGCCGGAGATCGTCTTGGTATAAGTGTTTCAACAGCAGGTGATGTAAATGGAGATGGTTACTCCGATGTAATTGTCGGAGCTGATAGAAATGATACTGGTGGTGCAAATTCGGGAAGCGCATATATATTTTATGGCGGACAAGTAATGAACAATATTGCTGATGTTATTCTAACAGGAGAAGCCGTTAGTGACGTTTTTGGATACTCAGTTTCTGAGGCGGGAGATGTAAACGGAGATGGATATTCTGATGTAATTGTTGGTGCAATTGGTAATGATGCCGGTGGAACTAGCGCAGGCAGAGCATACATTTATTTAGGAGGATCGCCTATGGATATATTTGCCGACGTGATTCTTACTGGTGAAACTGCCGGTGATTCATTTGGGAGTTCGGTCTCAAGTGCGGGTGATGCAAATGGGGATGGATATTCGGACGCAGTAGTCGGTGCTGATTTAAATGACGTCGCTGGAAATACGGCAGGCAGAGCATATATTTATTTTGGCGGTTCATCAATGGATAACATAACAGATGTCGTTCTTACCGGCGCAGCTTCCAGTGACGTGTTTGGAAGTTCAGTCTCATCAGCAGGCGATATAAACGGAGATGGATATTCTGATGTAATAGTCGGTGCTCAGCAAAATGATACCGGAGGCGATAACGCCGGCAGAGCATATGTTTATTTTGGCGGAGAATCTATGGATAATATCGCAGATGTGATTCTGACAGGCGAGGAAGGAGAAAGGTTTGGTGGTTCGGTTTCCATAGCAGGAGATATGAATGGTGATGGTTATACTGATGTTATCGTTGGGGCTCATTTTAACGATGCTGGTGGAGTGAATGCAGGCAGAGCTTACCTCTACACAAATTCTCTTACCGGTTCAGATATTCCTGATGAATTTTTTACGGGTAGCAACGATCAAGATTTTTTGGGATGTTCGGTTTCTACCGCTGGAGATGTAAATGGCGATGGATATGATGATGTAATCGTCGGTGCATGGGGCACTGGTACCTCAGAACAAGGGAGCGCATATATTTTTTTAGGTGGATCAGGTATGGATAATATTGCAGATATAGTATTAACAGGAGAATCTGCGGGGGATAATTTTGGTTATTCAGTATCAGCTTTAGAAGACGTTAATGGAGATGGATATTCTGATGTAATTGTTGGTGCCAGACAAAATGATGCTGGTGGAAACGAAGCAGGCAGAGCTTACATATATTTTGGCGGAGTGTCAATGGATAATATTGCAGATGTAATTCTGACTGGAGTAGCTTCCGGAGATTTTTTTGGTGAGTCAGTATCCAACGCCGGAGATGTAAATGGAGATGGTTACTTTGATGTAATAGTCGGTGCCCAAAAAAATGATGCTGCAGGAAGTGATGCAGGTAGAGCTTACATTTATTTTGGTGGGGTAAGTATGGATAACATAGCAGATGTAACTTTGACGGGGGAAGCAGCAGGTGATCAGTTTGGTTCTTCGGTCTCAACTTCAGGAGATGTAAACGGAGATGGATATTTTGATGTAATCATTGGTGCCGTCGGTTATCCATTTGGAGGTTCTGACGGCAGAGCTTACATTTATTATGGCGGTCAGCTTATGAATAATGTTGCAGATGTAATAATGACAGGAGGAACTGCAGCAGACTTTCTTGGGAGTTCAGTTTCTACAGCTAAAGATCTAAACAGGGATGGATATGATGATATAATAATTGGTGCCCGGGGAAATGATATGGGTGGAACTAATTCGGGTCAAGTATACATTTATTTTGGTGCGCAAACGATGGATAATATTCCTGATGTAACCTTAAATTCTGAGGCTGCTGGAGACTTCTTCGGGGTATCAGTTCATAGTGCAGGAGATTTTAACCAGGATAGTTACTCTGATGTCATTGTTGGGGCCGATCGCAATGATGCAGCAGGAATCAGCACTGGTCGCGTCTATGTCTATTTTGGCGCTCCTAATATGGATGATGTTGCCGATCTAATATTAACAGGAGAAACCGCAAATAATTTCTTTGGCGGTTCAGTCTCTAATGCAGGAGATGTAAATGGAGATGGATTAATTGATATTATTATAGGTGCAATCGGGTATGACGGTCAAGGGTTTGATTGGGGCAGAGCATATTTACATCTTTCATCTACTCCTCCAATTAAACCTCCACTAAAATCTGTTAAAGATATTCCTAACGATCAGGGTGGTTATGTTAGAGTTAGTTGGAAGAGAAGCGGGTATGATATTCTAGGTCAAAACAGAATTGCAGAATATATTTTGCAAAGAAGTGATCCTCCCGGTACTCCTGGATTTATTTGGGATTATGTTGCTACCATACCGGCAATAAGAGAATTGGAATACTCATATGTTTCTCCAACACCATACGATTCAATGTCAAACACAAGCGGTACTTTTTATTTCCGTGTTATTGCCCGCGGTACACATCCTGATGAACTGTGGTATTCAAATATTAAATATGGACACAGTGTTGATAATCTTTCGCCTTCCGTTCCTCTTAATTTTTATGCAAACATTCTTGGTGATGATGTTAAGCTCGGATGGAAAGCTAACACAGAATCTGACCTTTATAATTATGTTATTTACAGATCGGATGTTGCCGGTGCAAATCCTGATACGCTTGATATTTATACCCAGACTTTTGATACCACTTTTGTTGACACAAATCCTCTTTCAGGAACTGCATACTATTTTCTCAGAGCACAGGATGTTCATAATAATTTAAGTCTGCATACCACTTCAAGTATATCAGCTCAGGCAACGTTTTCATTATCAGTTAGTGTTTACAACGGATGGAACATGGTATCTGTGCCGGGTTTACATCCTGTCGATCAGAATGTTAATACATGGTGGCAATTCAGAAATCCACTCGCAGATGTTTACAGATGGACAACCACTTATGTTCCGGTAACAACAACCGCACCAACTCAGGGTTACTGGATGCTGCACAATGGTTCAGTAACATATAACACCGGCGAAGAGTGGCCTGCAATTCAAAGTGTTCCTAACAATCCTATAACTGTGAATACCGGATGGAATATGATAGGAGGTTATGAAAACTTTGTTCCGGTTAATGCCTTAACTACAACACCACCGGGACTGATAGTGCCGAATACAATTTACGGCTGGGACGGAACATATTTTAATGCTGTCAATCTTGAACCGGGATTTGGTTACTGGATTTTACTAAGTGGAAATGGAGTTATAAATATTTCATCAGACGTACAGCAGCAAAAAATAGTTGCATCTGATTACACAGAGAAATTTGGCAGCATTATTTTTTCTGATGCAAGTGGAAAAAAATTTATTCTTTATACTATCGAAGGGCAAGCAAACCCCGATCATTATTTAATGCCTCCGCTGCCGCCGAAAGGTTCATTTGATATCAGGTATAGTACAGGCAGAAAGGCAGAAGATATAAAAGCCGGATACCAGGTGATCGAGTTTAGGTCGCTGGAATATCCATTTACAATTACTGCTGAAGGAGTTGATTTAAATCTGCAGGATGAAACAGGAAAAATTGTAAACTCTAATCTTAGGTCCGGAGAAAAACTTACAATCCATAATGATCAGATAACTAAACTTTTGGTCAAAGAGAATTTTATCCCGGTTGAATTTTCGCTTAAGCAAAATTACCCAAACCCATTCAACCCAACAACAACAATTTCATATTCAATCCCTTATGTAGAGACGAGGCACGCCTCGTCTCAGCACGTTACGTTAACTGTTTATGATGTACTTGGTAATGAAGTAATAACACTTGTTAATGAAAATAAACCCGGAGGACAATACGAAGTGGAATTCAATGCCGAAGGTTTATCAAGCGGAGTTTATTTTTATCGGTTGAATGCTGGCAGCTTTAGCGAAACAAAAAAACTTGTATTGATGAAATAG
- a CDS encoding GHKL domain-containing protein, with protein sequence MQPATIEELKTVIALSDLPDEHLNWIMDHSSTVEYEDGELLGKTGEAVDWMLIIIQGRVDFYMDVNGRLVFYRSFANDNESGGVTGLLPYSRLKISPGNSVANGKLRGLRLHKDFFPELERLNPDFIQRLIGYMTERARAFATTQMQHEKVSALGNLAAGIAHELNNPASAINRISYELTNRLFLNIELTEKLLSSGIDPDHIKYFRKKIESKDNSPQQKLSALQRMNKEDQLINWLEEKGLPVDQLVVQTFTDAGFSGKDLESMDQNIPKENLSQILMWIENLLSSQRIIKDLGEASTRISNLVGAIKSHVHMDRTNELQSTDIHKDIDNTLTLLGHKLRDKNIKVTKTFCNDLKEVPAYIGELNQVWTNIIDNAIYALGAGGELTIETTCDSKYVNVKIIDNGSGIPQEILSRIFDPFFTTKKVGEGTGIGLDLVKRIIKRHNAEIKVNSKPGRTEFHICLPLSHEKHSTT encoded by the coding sequence ATGCAGCCAGCAACAATAGAAGAATTAAAAACAGTAATTGCTCTCAGCGATCTGCCTGACGAACATTTAAACTGGATAATGGATCATTCCTCAACAGTTGAATATGAAGATGGAGAGTTATTAGGCAAAACCGGTGAAGCTGTTGACTGGATGCTTATAATTATTCAGGGTCGTGTGGATTTTTATATGGATGTAAACGGGAGATTGGTTTTTTATCGTTCCTTTGCAAATGATAATGAATCAGGCGGTGTTACCGGTTTACTTCCTTATTCAAGATTGAAAATATCCCCGGGTAATTCTGTTGCGAACGGTAAACTGCGCGGACTTCGCCTTCACAAAGATTTTTTCCCTGAACTTGAGCGGCTGAACCCTGATTTTATTCAACGGTTAATTGGTTATATGACCGAACGTGCAAGAGCCTTTGCAACAACTCAGATGCAGCATGAAAAAGTAAGTGCGTTGGGAAACCTTGCTGCTGGTATTGCACATGAACTTAACAATCCTGCATCCGCAATAAACAGGATATCCTATGAGTTGACAAACCGGTTGTTTCTTAACATAGAACTGACAGAAAAACTGTTGAGTTCAGGCATAGATCCTGACCATATAAAATATTTCAGAAAGAAAATCGAATCGAAAGATAATTCACCCCAGCAAAAACTAAGTGCATTACAGCGGATGAATAAAGAAGATCAGTTAATAAACTGGCTTGAAGAAAAAGGACTTCCTGTTGATCAGTTAGTAGTTCAGACTTTTACTGATGCAGGGTTCTCCGGCAAAGATCTTGAATCAATGGATCAAAATATCCCGAAGGAAAATCTTTCTCAGATACTGATGTGGATTGAAAACCTGTTAAGCTCCCAGAGAATAATAAAAGACCTCGGTGAAGCATCAACAAGAATATCAAATCTTGTCGGCGCTATTAAAAGTCATGTTCATATGGACAGGACAAATGAATTGCAAAGCACGGACATTCATAAAGATATTGACAACACTCTTACTCTGCTTGGTCACAAACTGCGCGATAAAAATATCAAAGTAACAAAAACTTTTTGTAATGATCTAAAAGAAGTCCCGGCGTATATCGGTGAGCTGAACCAGGTTTGGACAAACATTATTGACAATGCTATTTATGCGCTTGGGGCAGGCGGTGAGCTTACAATCGAAACAACTTGTGATAGTAAATATGTTAACGTTAAAATAATTGATAACGGATCAGGAATTCCCCAGGAAATTTTATCAAGAATATTTGATCCTTTCTTCACTACAAAAAAAGTTGGTGAAGGAACAGGCATTGGACTCGACCTTGTAAAGAGAATTATCAAACGTCATAATGCCGAAATAAAAGTTAACTCAAAACCGGGAAGAACAGAATTTCATATCTGTCTGCCTTTATCACACGAAAAACATTCAACAACATGA
- a CDS encoding FAD-dependent oxidoreductase: MKLPLIIIVDDDEQVLRAIQRDVRSKYHTDYRITATDSANEALELIKELKLKNETVALFISDQRMPEMEGVVFLEKTKEIYPDAKLVLLTAYSDIEVAIKAINEIKLNYYLLKPWNPPEEKLYPVVDDLLEEWQAQYKPDHEGIRIVGFQWSPKSHQLKEFLSGNLIPYMWIDVETNPDSEKYLRSTNVNRDNLPLVVLKDGTWVSDPSLPEIADRIGLQQKASQKMYDVLIIGGGPAGLAASVYGSCEGLKTILIEKSNPGGQASSSARIENYLGFPTGLSGSELSRRAITQTLRFGTEILTPKTVSNIRVQDGYKITEMTDGSEIHSKSVVIATGVEYTKLNINGLEKFTGAGVYYGAAAVEAHACRDEIIYIIGGGNSACQAAMYMCKFAKEVNILIRRDSIKSTAANYLAQSIIKTPNIKVHPFTGIDSVEGEKELEKISLKNLQTGEQCIVPAKALFVYIGAKPGTTWLNNIVFKDEKGFIITGNDLANVKSFQSIWKLDRKPYLPETSIPGIFACGDVRSTALTGISSAVGEGAMAIRFVRKYLEEM; this comes from the coding sequence ATGAAACTTCCATTAATAATAATCGTTGATGATGATGAGCAGGTGCTAAGAGCAATTCAAAGAGATGTCCGCTCAAAGTATCACACTGATTACAGGATAACAGCTACTGATTCGGCGAACGAAGCTCTTGAACTTATTAAAGAACTGAAATTGAAAAATGAAACTGTCGCTTTGTTTATCTCCGATCAGCGTATGCCGGAAATGGAAGGCGTAGTGTTTTTGGAAAAAACAAAAGAGATTTATCCCGATGCAAAATTAGTTCTGCTTACTGCTTACTCAGATATCGAAGTTGCGATTAAAGCGATCAACGAGATTAAACTTAATTACTATTTACTGAAACCATGGAATCCACCCGAAGAAAAACTTTATCCTGTTGTTGATGATCTGCTTGAAGAATGGCAGGCACAGTACAAACCGGACCACGAAGGCATACGCATAGTTGGTTTTCAGTGGTCACCCAAATCTCATCAGCTTAAAGAATTTCTTTCAGGAAATCTTATCCCGTATATGTGGATTGATGTTGAAACCAATCCTGATTCCGAAAAATATCTCAGGAGTACCAATGTTAATCGTGATAACCTGCCGTTAGTAGTATTGAAAGACGGTACGTGGGTCAGTGATCCATCCCTTCCTGAAATTGCTGACAGGATCGGACTTCAACAAAAAGCATCTCAAAAAATGTACGATGTTCTTATCATTGGCGGAGGACCTGCAGGTCTTGCAGCCTCTGTTTATGGATCCTGCGAAGGTTTAAAAACTATATTGATTGAAAAAAGTAATCCCGGCGGACAGGCAAGCAGCAGTGCACGTATAGAAAATTATCTCGGCTTTCCTACAGGACTTTCAGGATCAGAGCTAAGCAGAAGAGCGATCACACAGACACTTCGATTCGGAACAGAAATTCTTACTCCCAAAACTGTAAGCAATATTCGCGTACAGGATGGTTATAAAATAACTGAAATGACGGACGGCTCAGAAATTCACAGCAAGTCGGTGGTCATTGCAACAGGTGTGGAGTACACTAAACTTAATATCAACGGATTAGAAAAATTTACAGGCGCCGGAGTTTATTACGGTGCCGCTGCTGTTGAAGCGCATGCGTGCAGGGATGAGATCATCTATATAATCGGCGGAGGAAATTCTGCATGCCAGGCTGCGATGTATATGTGTAAGTTTGCCAAAGAAGTGAACATACTTATCAGGCGCGACTCAATTAAAAGTACAGCAGCAAATTATCTTGCACAGAGTATAATTAAAACCCCGAACATCAAAGTGCATCCGTTTACAGGTATTGATTCAGTTGAAGGTGAAAAAGAATTAGAAAAAATTTCTTTAAAGAATTTACAGACCGGCGAACAATGTATCGTTCCTGCAAAAGCATTGTTTGTATACATAGGTGCTAAACCCGGAACCACCTGGCTGAACAACATTGTTTTTAAAGATGAAAAAGGATTCATCATAACCGGGAACGACCTGGCAAATGTTAAATCATTTCAGTCAATATGGAAACTGGACCGAAAACCTTATCTGCCCGAAACAAGCATTCCCGGAATATTTGCCTGCGGTGACGTCAGGTCGACAGCGTTAACAGGTATTTCATCCGCAGTAGGTGAGGGCGCTATGGCAATTCGTTTTGTACGTAAATATCTTGAAGAGATGTAA
- a CDS encoding flagellin: protein MAFSINTNLSALQVYNSLAKINSQTQNAQLRLATLKRINSVADDISGFNVGNTLKRQTLTQQAEINNGSSAMNYLSTAESSLQQIVDKLNKVTEKYTESQDPLKLKSAIAKDINAIADEIDAIIKNTNIGGRNILANSDGTVLATNPVFKVGGDLTIDFASDDYLNVSDLDAILNGGTVTDPGVHSYLGSVINSTDPYTLGDSVSTVEIAMQMEVRNHSM, encoded by the coding sequence ATGGCATTTTCAATCAACACAAATCTGAGTGCTCTTCAGGTTTATAATTCTCTAGCCAAAATTAATTCGCAAACTCAAAATGCTCAGTTACGTTTGGCGACCTTGAAACGTATCAATTCAGTCGCAGACGACATTTCCGGCTTCAATGTTGGAAATACACTTAAAAGGCAGACATTAACACAACAAGCCGAGATCAATAACGGTTCTTCAGCAATGAATTATCTTTCCACTGCAGAATCTTCATTGCAGCAGATTGTTGATAAACTGAATAAAGTAACAGAAAAGTATACTGAGTCTCAGGATCCGCTAAAATTAAAATCTGCAATCGCAAAAGACATAAATGCAATCGCAGACGAAATTGACGCAATAATCAAAAACACAAACATAGGTGGAAGAAATATACTGGCTAACAGTGATGGAACGGTGCTTGCAACCAATCCTGTTTTTAAAGTAGGCGGCGACCTTACTATTGACTTTGCAAGTGATGACTATCTTAATGTCAGCGATCTTGATGCAATATTAAACGGTGGTACCGTAACTGACCCGGGAGTACATTCATATTTGGGCTCAGTTATAAATTCTACTGATCCGTATACATTAGGTGATTCAGTTTCCACTGTAGAAATCGCTATGCAGATGGAAGTTCGGAATCATTCAATGTAA
- a CDS encoding serine hydrolase, translated as MNQLKVFFSWAFIAIFLNSCFDKNSSSSNDIEGIWISTKETSTDFGDAENAVLLIKKDSDNKLTARCCFIGDNEFKMGWKFNEVQYDSIVKRIEIIDSDSDTLILTLDAESKMLKGGVHSEDEIKPVNFVRTGKDFTNLFYPRTPDSQGQITYRYTKPKQLDNYLLTDSIFDFVKDSAAFYNFIDRILQQKSGHLESILIIKDGKLILEEYFFDYNPTKLHRINSCTKSITSLLLGISLNRNKISDVEKPIFDFFPLYKSYKTLVKEKITLKHTLTMTAGFNEDDDFEDHGPDNFIRYILNSEMETKPGEKFRYSGKCSNLLGGIIYSLEKKQADEFAKEVLFSKLGITEFDWEKENGVVPCDAGLKLYPRDMAKIGLLVLNNGRWKGEQIVPEEWIKESTKPYVAESDFFDYGFQWWYRSKRNKSWWNDPVHGSKFEHDMFLALGAGGQYIMVIRDLNMVIVTASSDYSHDGMEHQKIPMVIEEIVPLFEDALLEVKR; from the coding sequence ATGAATCAACTAAAAGTATTCTTTTCGTGGGCGTTTATAGCAATCTTTCTCAATAGTTGTTTTGACAAAAACAGCTCTTCCTCAAATGATATCGAAGGCATCTGGATATCAACCAAAGAAACATCAACTGATTTTGGTGATGCAGAAAATGCTGTTTTATTAATTAAAAAAGATAGTGATAATAAACTGACAGCCCGTTGTTGTTTTATCGGTGACAATGAGTTCAAAATGGGATGGAAGTTTAATGAAGTTCAATATGATAGTATCGTAAAGAGAATAGAAATAATTGATTCGGATTCGGATACATTGATTCTCACCCTGGATGCTGAAAGTAAAATGCTTAAAGGAGGTGTTCATTCAGAAGATGAAATTAAACCTGTAAATTTTGTTCGTACAGGAAAAGATTTTACGAACTTATTCTACCCGCGCACACCGGACAGCCAGGGGCAAATTACATATAGATATACAAAACCTAAGCAACTTGATAATTATTTACTGACAGATTCCATATTCGATTTTGTAAAAGACTCAGCAGCATTTTACAATTTTATAGATAGGATACTTCAACAAAAATCGGGACATCTTGAATCAATATTAATTATAAAAGATGGTAAACTGATACTTGAGGAATATTTCTTCGATTATAATCCAACCAAACTTCATCGCATAAATTCATGCACAAAAAGTATTACCTCTCTACTGCTGGGAATTTCTTTAAACCGTAATAAAATTAGTGATGTTGAAAAACCGATTTTTGATTTTTTCCCTCTGTACAAATCGTATAAAACACTGGTAAAGGAAAAGATAACTCTTAAACATACTTTAACTATGACTGCCGGATTTAACGAGGATGACGATTTTGAAGATCACGGACCCGATAATTTTATTCGATATATACTTAATAGTGAAATGGAAACAAAGCCGGGAGAGAAATTCAGATACAGCGGTAAATGTTCTAATCTGCTCGGCGGAATAATTTATAGCCTTGAGAAAAAACAAGCCGATGAATTTGCAAAAGAAGTATTGTTCAGCAAACTGGGTATTACCGAATTTGACTGGGAAAAAGAAAATGGTGTGGTTCCCTGTGATGCTGGTCTAAAACTTTATCCGAGAGATATGGCTAAAATCGGATTACTCGTTTTAAATAATGGCAGATGGAAAGGTGAGCAAATCGTTCCTGAAGAGTGGATTAAAGAATCAACAAAACCGTACGTTGCCGAAAGCGATTTTTTTGATTATGGCTTTCAATGGTGGTACAGAAGTAAACGCAATAAAAGCTGGTGGAATGATCCCGTTCACGGAAGTAAATTCGAACACGATATGTTTTTAGCGCTCGGTGCCGGCGGACAGTATATAATGGTTATCAGGGATCTGAATATGGTTATCGTAACAGCATCATCTGATTATAGTCACGATGGAATGGAACATCAAAAAATACCAATGGTCATTGAAGAAATAGTTCCGTTGTTTGAGGATGCTTTATTAGAAGTAAAAAGATAA
- a CDS encoding DUF4097 family beta strand repeat protein — protein MFNSSITRRSVLNYFSKKLIPLESILPAMIFLIICFNGCDNPDEPQTMFKAEERVTGQFEFHSQVNKISITNPIGFTYLYGVVDTLKTRYVIDRSVWAKSYQAAESEMKKISVENSVSGDSGMYKVVYPSNTENIYGCNLNLEINKRVIELTSPNKGIQTDFLNADISAETGSYNAILDHHSGSINVKTISGKITSTAALPYEGFCICYSESGDINIKIPKGTSATVVLKTNNGSVSIKNLDLTILTNTNTEITGTLNDATGVIYLESKTGNVTLEGI, from the coding sequence TTGTTTAATTCATCTATAACGCGGCGCAGTGTTTTAAATTATTTCTCCAAAAAATTAATTCCTCTGGAATCTATCTTACCTGCAATGATTTTTCTGATCATTTGCTTTAACGGATGTGATAATCCCGATGAACCCCAAACAATGTTCAAAGCTGAAGAAAGAGTAACTGGTCAATTTGAATTTCATTCACAGGTAAATAAAATCAGCATAACAAATCCGATCGGTTTCACATACCTGTACGGCGTTGTAGATACACTTAAAACACGCTATGTAATTGACAGAAGTGTTTGGGCAAAGTCGTACCAGGCAGCAGAATCTGAAATGAAAAAAATAAGTGTTGAAAACTCCGTATCCGGTGATTCTGGTATGTATAAAGTCGTCTATCCGTCAAACACCGAAAATATATACGGGTGTAATCTAAACTTAGAGATCAACAAAAGGGTTATCGAACTAACATCACCAAACAAGGGAATACAAACAGATTTCCTGAATGCTGATATTAGCGCAGAGACTGGTTCATACAACGCAATATTAGATCATCACTCCGGTTCAATAAATGTTAAGACCATAAGCGGTAAAATAACTTCCACTGCGGCACTTCCTTATGAAGGTTTTTGTATTTGCTATTCTGAAAGCGGTGATATAAACATAAAAATACCAAAAGGTACGTCAGCGACTGTTGTACTAAAAACAAACAACGGAAGTGTTTCAATCAAAAATCTGGATCTGACTATTCTAACAAACACAAATACTGAGATCACCGGCACATTGAACGATGCAACCGGAGTAATCTATTTAGAAAGTAAAACGGGTAATGTTACTCTTGAGGGAATATAA